In Oncorhynchus mykiss isolate Arlee chromosome 1, USDA_OmykA_1.1, whole genome shotgun sequence, the following proteins share a genomic window:
- the tmem72 gene encoding transmembrane protein 72 isoform X3: protein MGSVVTAWWVVVEVACRILGISTSAVLCVVGVETLRQGKFHSLAIYLLVSGAGMMVFEVAYFLDALLQMCLPFPPGWRVFVLWGKMARLGGFQKFLYYSMMSVVCFLHPVLVWHAVIPGIMLLVTAFFNFILSKNTETVSPKDLEDNVGITSVCVSERGGTEHTFSFLHMAMGRRGAGLAFVPRECGLGVGERGESSRAMLEVEMEQPGSELERVRKERNRHVHFQNSATEETEMEEYHDFEPETTSDTAPMITN, encoded by the exons ATGGGCAGCGTGGTGACAGCCTGGTGGGTCGTGGTAGAGGTTGCCTGCAGGATTCTGGGTATTTCTACGTCAGCAG TGCTTTGTGTTGTAGGAGTGGAGACGTTACGACAGGGGAAGTTCCACAGTCTGGCCATCTACCTGCT GGTGTCTGGGGCAGGTATGATGGTGTTTGAGGTAGCCTACTTCCTAGATGCCCTCCTGCAGATGTGTCTGCC tTTCCCCCCAGGGTggcgtgtgtttgtgttgtggggAAAGATGGCTCGTCTTGGAGGCTTTCAGAAGTTCCTCTACTACTCCATGATGTCAGTGGTGTGTTTCCTTCACCCTGTGTTAGTGTGGCATGCTGTTATACCAG GCATCATGCTCCTGGTCACAGCCTTCTTCAACTTCATCCTCAGCAAAAATACCGAAACAGTGTCCCCTAAAGACCTGGAGGACAATGTAGGGataacgtctgtgtgtgtgtctgagagaggagggacagaacaTACCTTCTCTTTCCTCCACATGGCGATGGGCAGGAGAGGGGCAGGGCTGGCCTTTGTACCCAGGGAGTGTGGCttgggagtgggggagagaggagagagcagccgGGCCATgctggaggtagagatggagcaGCCAGGGTCAGAGCTAGAGCgagtgaggaaagagaggaatAGACATGTGCATTTTCAGAACAGTGCTACAGAGGAGACAGAAATGGAGGAGTACCATGACTTTGAACCAGAGACCACCTCGGACACCGCTCCTATGATCACGAACTGA
- the tmem72 gene encoding transmembrane protein 72 isoform X2: MGSVVTAWWVVVEVACRILGISTSAGVETLRQGKFHSLAIYLLVSGAGMMVFEVAYFLDALLQMCLPFPPGWRVFVLWGKMARLGGFQKFLYYSMMSVVCFLHPVLVWHAVIPGNTTLPGIMLLVTAFFNFILSKNTETVSPKDLEDNVGITSVCVSERGGTEHTFSFLHMAMGRRGAGLAFVPRECGLGVGERGESSRAMLEVEMEQPGSELERVRKERNRHVHFQNSATEETEMEEYHDFEPETTSDTAPMITN, translated from the exons ATGGGCAGCGTGGTGACAGCCTGGTGGGTCGTGGTAGAGGTTGCCTGCAGGATTCTGGGTATTTCTACGTCAGCAG GAGTGGAGACGTTACGACAGGGGAAGTTCCACAGTCTGGCCATCTACCTGCT GGTGTCTGGGGCAGGTATGATGGTGTTTGAGGTAGCCTACTTCCTAGATGCCCTCCTGCAGATGTGTCTGCC tTTCCCCCCAGGGTggcgtgtgtttgtgttgtggggAAAGATGGCTCGTCTTGGAGGCTTTCAGAAGTTCCTCTACTACTCCATGATGTCAGTGGTGTGTTTCCTTCACCCTGTGTTAGTGTGGCATGCTGTTATACCAGGTAACACCACTCTACCAG GCATCATGCTCCTGGTCACAGCCTTCTTCAACTTCATCCTCAGCAAAAATACCGAAACAGTGTCCCCTAAAGACCTGGAGGACAATGTAGGGataacgtctgtgtgtgtgtctgagagaggagggacagaacaTACCTTCTCTTTCCTCCACATGGCGATGGGCAGGAGAGGGGCAGGGCTGGCCTTTGTACCCAGGGAGTGTGGCttgggagtgggggagagaggagagagcagccgGGCCATgctggaggtagagatggagcaGCCAGGGTCAGAGCTAGAGCgagtgaggaaagagaggaatAGACATGTGCATTTTCAGAACAGTGCTACAGAGGAGACAGAAATGGAGGAGTACCATGACTTTGAACCAGAGACCACCTCGGACACCGCTCCTATGATCACGAACTGA
- the tmem72 gene encoding transmembrane protein 72 isoform X1, giving the protein MGSVVTAWWVVVEVACRILGISTSAVLCVVGVETLRQGKFHSLAIYLLVSGAGMMVFEVAYFLDALLQMCLPFPPGWRVFVLWGKMARLGGFQKFLYYSMMSVVCFLHPVLVWHAVIPGNTTLPGIMLLVTAFFNFILSKNTETVSPKDLEDNVGITSVCVSERGGTEHTFSFLHMAMGRRGAGLAFVPRECGLGVGERGESSRAMLEVEMEQPGSELERVRKERNRHVHFQNSATEETEMEEYHDFEPETTSDTAPMITN; this is encoded by the exons ATGGGCAGCGTGGTGACAGCCTGGTGGGTCGTGGTAGAGGTTGCCTGCAGGATTCTGGGTATTTCTACGTCAGCAG TGCTTTGTGTTGTAGGAGTGGAGACGTTACGACAGGGGAAGTTCCACAGTCTGGCCATCTACCTGCT GGTGTCTGGGGCAGGTATGATGGTGTTTGAGGTAGCCTACTTCCTAGATGCCCTCCTGCAGATGTGTCTGCC tTTCCCCCCAGGGTggcgtgtgtttgtgttgtggggAAAGATGGCTCGTCTTGGAGGCTTTCAGAAGTTCCTCTACTACTCCATGATGTCAGTGGTGTGTTTCCTTCACCCTGTGTTAGTGTGGCATGCTGTTATACCAGGTAACACCACTCTACCAG GCATCATGCTCCTGGTCACAGCCTTCTTCAACTTCATCCTCAGCAAAAATACCGAAACAGTGTCCCCTAAAGACCTGGAGGACAATGTAGGGataacgtctgtgtgtgtgtctgagagaggagggacagaacaTACCTTCTCTTTCCTCCACATGGCGATGGGCAGGAGAGGGGCAGGGCTGGCCTTTGTACCCAGGGAGTGTGGCttgggagtgggggagagaggagagagcagccgGGCCATgctggaggtagagatggagcaGCCAGGGTCAGAGCTAGAGCgagtgaggaaagagaggaatAGACATGTGCATTTTCAGAACAGTGCTACAGAGGAGACAGAAATGGAGGAGTACCATGACTTTGAACCAGAGACCACCTCGGACACCGCTCCTATGATCACGAACTGA